One Trichormus variabilis 0441 genomic window, TAACCAGGATTGGGTGGAAATATTTCGCTAAAATCACTAGTTTCTTCCTGATATTTTTGTACATCATCCTGGTGTTTTTTGGCTATATTGATTAACTCAAATTTCAAATCTTCTAATTCATTTCTTTTAAGGCTAATTAACTCTGATTCTTGTCCGAGTTCTAAATTATAAAATGAGGCGACAGCTTCTTTACCTGGGTAAAGGTAATTAGCAGCTAATAAATAAACGAAAGCTTGTCTTTTATCAAAAGCTGCTTTACCAGTTTTGAAATCTAAAATATGCAGGGTGTGATGGTTATCAGACTCGATAAAGACGCAATCCATCGCTGCATATAAGCGAAAACGGTCATCTTTCTGTTCGATTAAAATTGGCTTGGGAAAACCTTCATCACCGCGAGTCAATTGCAGAATTTTTTTACCTAATAATAACGGTGCATTGTAGTATTTTTTCAAAATTTGCAACACCCGTTGTTGAACTTGCATTGTGGAGTTGCTTAGTTTCAACAACTGTGCCACTTGTTCAACTCCATCGGAACGGGTTAACAAATGTCGATTATGATGAAATTCATAAACACCTTTTTGGGCTAGTATCCCAATGCGCTGAGGTGGAGTAGCATTCCCTAGCAGTGCTTTGACTTGTGGTTCGTTTTGACGCGCCTTGATAAACCCCCGTCTCATCTGGCAATGCCAACGTTCTTGCCCCACAGCAGGGGCAACTAAAGACCAGAGGTGATAACTAACAAAAAGTCGATCGGGGGTTGACATTGGTCAAGAGCAGTGAGAAAAAATACGGTGAAGGATGCTTGCGACTACGCACGCTTTGCGGGAAGCTTCCTATAGTGGTCAAATAGATGGGGGACAGTAGCAAACATGAGCGCTAGTAGCAATTCCAGCAAGATAAAATTTGGTACTGATGGATGGAGAGGCATTATTGCCGATGACTTCACTTTTCCCAATGTGCGAAAAGTGACAAGAGCGATCGCCAGTTATCTGGAAACAGCCTACACGAAAGATAGACCAGTTCTGATTGCCTACGATACTCGTTTTTTAGCTGATCAGTTTGCCCAGACAGCAGCTCAAGTCTTGGCTGACTTGGGCTGGAATGTCAAAATCACTGATCGGGATTGCCCCACACCAGTAATTGCCTATAATGCCCGTCACCTGAATTCGGCTGGGGCATTGATGTTTACGGCTAGTCATAATCCAGCACCTTATTGTGGAATTAAATATATCCCTGATTATGCTGGGCCTGCCACTCCAGAAATTACTGATACTATTGTGGCAAATATTGAAAGTGCATCGGATGAATTGCCAAGTGGCAAGCCATCGGGGTCAATTTCTACTTTTGATCCCAAACCAGACTATCTCCAGTTTATTTACACATTGTTAGATGTAGAAAAAATTAAAAGCGCCCAACTTAAAGTCAAGTATGATGCGTTATATTCTACATCCCGTGGCTATTTAGATGAAGTATTGATAGAAAGTGGCACTCAATTAGAAAGTTTCCACACTTGGCGGGATGTCCTATTTGGCGGGGGAATGCCTGAACCAAAAGGAGAACAGCTAGTGGAATTAGTCGAAGCTGTCCGCCGAGATCATGCAGATTTGGGACTAGCGACAGATGGCGATAGCGATCGCTTTGGCATTGTAGATGAGTTAGGTAACGTCCTCACCCCCAATACTGTGCTGTTAGTCTTGGCGCGTCATTTAATCAAAAATAAAGGCAAAACAGGGGCGATTGTCCGTACTGTGGCTACAACTCACCTGCTGGATAATTTCGCCGCTAAATACGGTTTGACGATTTATGAGACAGCCGTAGGTTTTAAATACATTGGGGAAAAAATGCGGGAAACTGCCGTGCTGATTGGTGGTGAAGAATCAGGCGGTTTAAGCATTATTGGTCATATTCCCGAAAAAGACGGCGTTTTAGCTGATATGCTGATTGCCGAAGCGATCGCCTATGAAGGTAAGCCCCTCAGTCAATTGGTGAAGGAAGCGATCGCCGAAGCTGATGGCCCCTTGTATAACAACCGTCTTGACCTACACTTAACAGAAGCTCATAAAGTCGCCGTCATCGACTCCTTTACAAAAAATCCTCCTTCCGAGGTAGCCGGGATTAAAGTTAAGGAAGTTGGACGTAAGGACGGGATTAAGCTGTATTTAGAAGAAGGTAGCTGGGTGTTGCTGCGTCCCTCTGGTACAGAACCTTTGGTACGTGTTTACCTAGAAACCAACTCTCCTGAAAAACTCAGCAAACTAGAGCAAGAGTTAGAGAGTACGATCGCTAAGTTAGGATAAGAATCTCAAGCGCAGATGAACGCCTGTGTTCATCTGCGTGTATTTGTGGTTCGTGGTTTTATGAAAACTTTGGCACCTTTTTTCACATCTTTAGTTGTAGCAGTTTGGGTAGTGGCGATCGCCATTATTTCCGTCCAAAATTTCGAGCCAGTATCTTTAAAATTCTTAACATTCCAATCAATTAAAATCCCATTTGGTATAGTGCTGGCTTTTAGTGCTGGTGTGGGATTTGTTGGTGTGGCTATTCTACAGCCACTCTGGGGTCTTTCCGGTTCGGGTAACTCTCGTTTAGAAGAAGACGCAGAATTTTTCGTTGATGATGAAGATTTTTAACGATAGAAAATGAGTATGATTTGATTATTTTGCAGAATATTACATACTAATATTCTGGTTGATTTTGGGAATTATAACTCTACATTAAGGATTTATCCCAAAAGCGACACAGGAGGCATCATCGATGAAAGCTTCAGAAACTAAGTTACAGCAGATTATTGAAGGAGCAAAACAGTACCTTGTGCCTTTATTCCAACGACCTTACAGTTGGGACAAAGTTCAGTGGGAAGCATTATGGAGTGACATTGTCGAACTATATACGATGGATGCGCCGCACCCTCACTTCATGGGATCTATTGTGACTATGCCAACCCAAGCTGTACCTGAAGGAGTAAGCAAATTCCTGCTGATTGATGGTCAACAACGATTAACAACAATATTTATTATCCTCTCAGCTTTGCGAGATAGAGCTAAGGAATTAGAGTTAAAACTAGCTGAAGAAATTAATCAAACTCTTTTAGTAAATCCTTTTAAAGAAGGATCAGATTATTACAAATTAGAACTAACTAGGTTAAAGTCAGATCGTGAAGCATTTCATCATATTATTAATTCGGAATCACATATTAGTAGTGGGATTTCGCAATGTTATCTTTTCTTTCAAAAAAAAATTATCCATAGTGGACTAGAACTTCAAAGAATAAAAAAAGTTATTTGTAGTAAACTTTCTCTGGTAAGTATTGTACTAGACTTAGATGATAATCCCTATCTGGTTTTTGAAAGCTTGAATGCTAAAGGAATGCCTCTTACACAAGCTGATTTAATTCGTAACTATTTATTTATGAGAATTGATATCAGTAATCAAGAATCAGTCTATACTGATTACTGGAAACCTATGCAGGAAATATTAAAAAATAATTTAACAGATTTTATTCGTCACTATCTTAATAAAAGTGGATTTGATGTCAAACAGAGTGAGATTTATTTTGCAACCAAAGAACGAATTAGTAAAAGTGATTCTCTATCTTATTTGAAGGATTTATATATATTTGCAGAATACTATGCTAGGCTCTTAGAACCTCAACGAGAACTCAATGAAAATATCAGAAAACATTTATACCGTCTTAATCGTTTAGACATTGCCACTGTATATCCTTTTCTTCTTAACTGCTACGATGATTGGGTTCAATCTAAAATTACCGAAGAAGAGTTTATTTCAATTTTAAAAATTATTGAAAATTTTTTGATACGACGTTTTATATGTAATGTTCAAACAAGAGGATTAAATAGAATATTTGCATTACTTTACTCAGAGGTTAGCAAAAGATCGAGTTTGGCTTCTGATGATTTTATCAAGCGTTTGAAATTAAGTCTTCAGAGCCGTAATTATCCGAAAGACGCAGAGTTTAAAGCTAGGTTAATTGATGTAAAGCTATATGGAGGTAATCGCTCTGAAAAGACAAAGCTTATTCTTGAATCAATTGAGGAATCTTTTAAACATAAGGAAAAAGTGTCTTTCGATGAACTTTCTATTGAACATATTATGCCACAAACTCTTAATGAATGGTGGCAAAAAAGTTTAGGAGAAGATTGGGCTATAACTCATGAATTATATTTGCATTCTTTAGGAAATCTCACACTTACTGCATATAATCCTGAACTTTCCAATAATGATTTTCTATACAAAAAAACTCACTATAAGAATAGCCATTTAGAGTTAAATAAATATTTTCACCATAAAGAATTTTGGCGAAGAGAGGATATTGAAGCACGAGCAGAATATCTTGCTGAACGCGCTTTACAAATTTGGG contains:
- a CDS encoding PD-(D/E)XK nuclease family protein, whose amino-acid sequence is MSTPDRLFVSYHLWSLVAPAVGQERWHCQMRRGFIKARQNEPQVKALLGNATPPQRIGILAQKGVYEFHHNRHLLTRSDGVEQVAQLLKLSNSTMQVQQRVLQILKKYYNAPLLLGKKILQLTRGDEGFPKPILIEQKDDRFRLYAAMDCVFIESDNHHTLHILDFKTGKAAFDKRQAFVYLLAANYLYPGKEAVASFYNLELGQESELISLKRNELEDLKFELINIAKKHQDDVQKYQEETSDFSEIFPPNPGYHCRFCPFQSICDFSVQASQFQSLPIIKNNS
- a CDS encoding phosphoglucomutase/phosphomannomutase family protein, whose product is MSASSNSSKIKFGTDGWRGIIADDFTFPNVRKVTRAIASYLETAYTKDRPVLIAYDTRFLADQFAQTAAQVLADLGWNVKITDRDCPTPVIAYNARHLNSAGALMFTASHNPAPYCGIKYIPDYAGPATPEITDTIVANIESASDELPSGKPSGSISTFDPKPDYLQFIYTLLDVEKIKSAQLKVKYDALYSTSRGYLDEVLIESGTQLESFHTWRDVLFGGGMPEPKGEQLVELVEAVRRDHADLGLATDGDSDRFGIVDELGNVLTPNTVLLVLARHLIKNKGKTGAIVRTVATTHLLDNFAAKYGLTIYETAVGFKYIGEKMRETAVLIGGEESGGLSIIGHIPEKDGVLADMLIAEAIAYEGKPLSQLVKEAIAEADGPLYNNRLDLHLTEAHKVAVIDSFTKNPPSEVAGIKVKEVGRKDGIKLYLEEGSWVLLRPSGTEPLVRVYLETNSPEKLSKLEQELESTIAKLG
- a CDS encoding LapA family protein, encoding MKTLAPFFTSLVVAVWVVAIAIISVQNFEPVSLKFLTFQSIKIPFGIVLAFSAGVGFVGVAILQPLWGLSGSGNSRLEEDAEFFVDDEDF
- a CDS encoding DUF262 domain-containing protein, producing the protein MKASETKLQQIIEGAKQYLVPLFQRPYSWDKVQWEALWSDIVELYTMDAPHPHFMGSIVTMPTQAVPEGVSKFLLIDGQQRLTTIFIILSALRDRAKELELKLAEEINQTLLVNPFKEGSDYYKLELTRLKSDREAFHHIINSESHISSGISQCYLFFQKKIIHSGLELQRIKKVICSKLSLVSIVLDLDDNPYLVFESLNAKGMPLTQADLIRNYLFMRIDISNQESVYTDYWKPMQEILKNNLTDFIRHYLNKSGFDVKQSEIYFATKERISKSDSLSYLKDLYIFAEYYARLLEPQRELNENIRKHLYRLNRLDIATVYPFLLNCYDDWVQSKITEEEFISILKIIENFLIRRFICNVQTRGLNRIFALLYSEVSKRSSLASDDFIKRLKLSLQSRNYPKDAEFKARLIDVKLYGGNRSEKTKLILESIEESFKHKEKVSFDELSIEHIMPQTLNEWWQKSLGEDWAITHELYLHSLGNLTLTAYNPELSNNDFLYKKTHYKNSHLELNKYFHHKEFWRREDIEARAEYLAERALQIWDYFGEEEVNPSESSILTGTTPKLLHIFGQEYSVKSWRDVLETTLNTLSDLEPEKFKEIMQQFPRFIGIDEKDFRSTRKLKNGVFIEVNLSAKDIGAFCRKAIETTELSSEEWYVETVT